A window of Papilio machaon chromosome 1, ilPapMach1.1, whole genome shotgun sequence contains these coding sequences:
- the LOC106718820 gene encoding cyclic nucleotide-gated cation channel beta-3, whose amino-acid sequence MVLDMLKLMRRHTVHPSSSQPTKTHPVLKSASKSTYSSWCTPETTPTHEKLTKTTSNVENQTKFKEDTGQYRDKRIFPIQKVRLFINSPPTKCIPKNDVKESVTELKDFKEPTSRDNSFKRPTPDRQLVPIIETPQSPVPSSPSRYKKCKGLSLPTFCDPFLPIDPQGRGYISWLLLVTFCYSYNAWCIALRATFPYQTAKNTLLWMMADYFCDVVYLLDVAFVKPRLMFLHEGFWVDDPVETRRNYRRKLQYKFDVISLLPMDLLYFYFGTHKVILRLPRLLKLQTFWEFHQAMDRVLSSPYIVRIGKTLFYIFYLIHLNACAYYAMSDYIGLASNGWVYDNIGNAYIRCFYFATKTATSIGKNPKPENTVEYLFMTAAWLMGVFVFALLIGQIRDIIATATRARTEYRKSVDGCARYLRRLGMPRALQRRVACWYRYTWSQQRCFDESKILNSLPYNMKRDVALAVHMSTLSKVQLFRDCSASLLRDLVLQLRPVSCLPGDLLVRRGDVGHHMYIVKSGECCVMSQDESEVLATLREGSVFGEISLLGIDGLRRRTATVRSRGYSNLFALSRSDLDAALKHHKEAAQILRLRADQIIRENAARQAKQRIAKLAAKKSASSEEGGRRSSEEGVRKRRQSGASDSSQQERRNRSASAMSRRRLSAVSENVPKGSPHQKIQEEELPSNYHSTINVPKIVLSSN is encoded by the exons ATGGTGCTGGATATGCTCAAGTTAATGCGAAGG CACACGGTCCACCCGTCGTCTTCGCAGCCGACGAAGACTCATCCCGTCTTAAAATCTGCATCGAAATCTACATACAGCTCCTGGTGCACTCCAGAAACAACACCAACTCATGAAAA ATTAACGAAAACAACTTCAAATGTTGAGAAccaaactaaatttaaagaGGACACAGGACAATATAGAGATAAAAG aATATTTCCCATACAAAAAGTGAGGCTATTTATCAATAGTCCTCCTACAAAATGTATTCCTAAGAACGATGTCAAAGAGTCTGTCACAGAGCTCAAAGACTTTAAGGAACCAACATCAAGAGACAATTCTTTTAAAcg ACCAACACCTGATAGACAATTGGTACCTATAATAGAAACGCCGCAGAGCCCCGTACCCTCCTCTCCCAGTCGGTACAAGAAGTGCAAAGGTCTCTCCCTGCCCACATTCTGCGACCCCTTCCTCCCCATCGACCCCCAGG GTCGTGGCTACATCAGCTGGCTGCTGCTGGTCACATTCTGCTACAGTTACAATGCGTGGTGCATCGCATTGCGTGCCACCTTCCCCTACCAAACCGCCAAGAATACCCTGCTGTGGATGATGGCTGACTATTTCTGTGACGTCGTCTACTTACTGGACGTAGCCTTTGTCAAGCCCAGACTCATGTTCCTGCATGAGGGATTCTGGGTTGACGACCCGGTGGAGACAAGGCGGAATTATAGAAGAAAACTGCAATACAAA tttgATGTAATTTCACTGTTACCAATGGACCTACTGTACTTCTACTTCGGAACGCACAAAGTGATACTTCGTCTCCCGAGGCTACTGAAGTTGCAAACATTCTGGGAGTTTCACCAGGCGATGGACCGGGTTTTATCTTCTCCATACATA GTTAGGATCGGcaagactttgttctacatcttctACCTGATACATTTGAACGCGTGCGCGTACTATGCGATGAGCGACTACATCGGCCTCGCCAGCAACGGTTGGGTCTACGATAACATTGGTAACGCGTACATCAGGTGCTTCTACTTCGCCACCAAGACCGCTACCTCCATTG gtAAAAATCCGAAGCCGGAGAACACTGTGGAATATCTGTTCATGACAGCGGCGTGGCTGATGGGCGTGTTTGTGTTCGCATTGCTCATAGGACAGATTCGTGACATCATCGCTACAGCCACCAGAGCGAGG ACGGAGTACCGCAAGTCTGTGGATGGATGTGCGCGATATCTGCGGCGGCTGGGCATGCCGAGAGCACTGCAGCGCCGCGTTGCCTGCTGGTACCGCTACACTTGGAGCCAACAGAGGTGCTTCG atgaatctaaaatattgaattcatTACCGTACAACATGAAGAGAGATGTTGCTCTAGCTGTGCACATGTCGACATTGAGCaag GTGCAGCTGTTCCGCGACTGCTCGGCTTCGCTGCTGCGTGACCTGGTGCTGCAGTTGCGGCCAGTTTCCTGCCTACCCGGCGACCTGCTCGTGCGTCGCGGCGACGTCGGACACCACATGTACATCGTCAAGAGCGGCGAGTGCTGC GTGATGTCGCAAGATGAAAGTGAGGTGTTGGCGACACTGCGCGAAGGATCTGTGTTTGGTGAAATTAGCCTACTGGGCATCGACGGTTTGCGCCGGCGCACCGCAACTGTCCG GTCGCGGGGTTATTCAAATCTATTCGCACTATCTCGAAGCGATTTAGACGCGGCACTGAAACATCACAAAGAAGCTGCGCAGATCCTTCGCCTTCGTGCCGACCAGATCATACGGGAAAATGCCGCGCGACAGGCGAAGCAGAGGATCGCTAAGCTGGCAGCAAAAAAATCAGCAAGTAGTGAGGAAGGAGGCAGGAGGAGTAGTGAGGAAGGAGTGAGGAAGCGACGTCAGAGCGGCGCCAGTGACAGCAGCCAGCAAGAGCGGAGGAACCGGTCCGCCAGCGCCATGTCCAGGCGACGTCTCTCAGCTGTCTCAGAAAATGTACCCAAAGGGTCACCTCACCAg aAGATACAAGAAGAGGAATTACCATCGAATTACCACTCGACTATAAATGTACCAAAGATTGTACTCTCTAGCAATTGA